DNA sequence from the Alkaliphilus metalliredigens QYMF genome:
TAAACAAATTTTTCAATGAAGATGTACAGGATAAAATTGTTTATACGAAGGAAGATATTTATGAATCACAAAATGAAGAATTACAACACGAAGTCTCATGGCTCATTCCTAATGCACAGAGAAATGCAATGGAACCAATTTTAATTGAAATTCTACCTCAAGGAAGTAGCAATATTGAGGAACCGCATAAAGGTGAAGAATTTGGGTATGTACTAAAGGGAATAGTTACCCTCTACCTAGGTAAAGTCAAAGTCAAAGTTAAGAAAGGCGAGAGTTTCTATTTTAAATCAAATCAGGTACACTACATTGAGAATTCAACAAATAAACCTGCAACGATACTTTGGGTTGCAAGCCCACCGTCATTTTAGAGAGGAGTTTGATAAATATGAAAGTAGAACAATTAGGAAGACACATTTTAGCAGAATTTTATAACTGTGACTCAGATATTTTAAATGATCATAAATTGATTGAAAAATATATGACAGAAGCCGCTGAAGTTGCTAATGCAACTGTTGTCACAAGCAACTTCCACATGTTTAATCCATGGGGAGTAAGTGGTGTTGTGGTGATTCAAGAATCTCATTTAACCATTCATACATGGCCTGAGTATGGGTATGCCTCTATTGATTTATTCACTTGTGGCGATGAAGTAAACCCTTGGTTATCTTTTGAATACTTAAAAGAAAAATTAAAAGCAGAAAAAACTGAAACCGAAGAAGTTTCAAGAGGACTTGTTGATCGTATTCGAAAGCACTCTAATAACAAGCACCAAGATATTAAATTTAAAGTCTCAGTATAATTAAAACTAGCATTTTTATATTAGAATAATAAAAAACTAGAGGTTTTGTATAATTTAGCTTGAAATTCTAAAAATATCAAGAGACTCACTACTCTCTTGATATTTTACTGCTTTAACGAGATAGTATATAAAAAAACTAAGTATTGAGACTAGATTATAAGCGTATGGTATGGCATTCAATAAATTACGAGATACCTATTCAATTCACAAAGGAGGCAGTTTTGATGGAACTTTGGTATACTGAAGAACAAACTCAGCACGTAAGATTATCTTTTAAGGTGAAGGAACATTTGTTTTCTGAACAAAGTGAATTTCAAAAAGTAGATGTATTAGATACCTATGAGTTCGGAAAATTAATGACATTAGATGGATTAGTGATGGTAACTGAAAAGGATGAGTTCATTTACCATGACATGATTGTACATGTTCCTATGGCGGTGAACCCTAATATTAAAAACGTTTTGATCATTGGTGGTGGAGATGGTGGTACAGCTAGGGAGTTAATGCGCTATCAAAGCATTAAACATGTTGACATGGTTGAAATCGACAAAATGGTCTGTGATGTTGCCCGAGATTACTTTCCCACGATATCATCTGAGTTAGAGAATCCACGTGTTTCACTTTAC
Encoded proteins:
- a CDS encoding helix-turn-helix domain-containing protein, with amino-acid sequence MDIGEKIRRLRILNELTQDELAQRCDLTKGFISKIERNITSPSIATLMDILEALGIDVNKFFNEDVQDKIVYTKEDIYESQNEELQHEVSWLIPNAQRNAMEPILIEILPQGSSNIEEPHKGEEFGYVLKGIVTLYLGKVKVKVKKGESFYFKSNQVHYIENSTNKPATILWVASPPSF
- the speD gene encoding adenosylmethionine decarboxylase encodes the protein MKVEQLGRHILAEFYNCDSDILNDHKLIEKYMTEAAEVANATVVTSNFHMFNPWGVSGVVVIQESHLTIHTWPEYGYASIDLFTCGDEVNPWLSFEYLKEKLKAEKTETEEVSRGLVDRIRKHSNNKHQDIKFKVSV